One genomic region from Leifsonia poae encodes:
- a CDS encoding ABC transporter permease: MSTSPAPVTTPGFVSSVGLVAGREISTRLRSKAFLVSTGILLLVVLASVLLGGFLGGSPSEPKVAVLGTASAIVEKAGGLEQIPVDSRAEGERLVRDGEVSALIVPSESGTPAVTVIGLDKQPTDVVSALSLRPTVDLLDPAAQSPFLVYIVAIGFGMVFLFSAITFGTMIAQSVVEEKQTRIVEILMSTIPVRALLAGKVLGNSLLAFGQIVAIAVLATIGMMVTDQTVLLGTVGPSIVLFVVFFIVGFVLLAALYAATAALVSRSEDIGSVTSPVMMLVMIPYFLVIFFYDNPTVLGIMSYVPFSAPVGMPIRVFLGTAEWWEPVLSLAILVATTVLVLGLGARIYSNSLLRTGARVTLSEALKG, encoded by the coding sequence ATGAGCACCTCCCCCGCCCCCGTCACCACGCCAGGGTTCGTCTCGAGTGTCGGCCTGGTGGCCGGACGGGAGATCAGCACCCGGCTGCGCAGCAAAGCCTTCCTCGTCTCAACCGGCATCCTGCTGCTCGTCGTGCTGGCGAGCGTGCTGCTCGGCGGCTTCCTCGGCGGCTCGCCGAGCGAGCCGAAGGTGGCCGTTCTGGGCACCGCTTCAGCGATCGTCGAGAAGGCGGGCGGCCTGGAGCAGATCCCGGTCGACTCCCGGGCGGAGGGCGAAAGGCTGGTCCGCGATGGCGAGGTGAGCGCTCTCATCGTCCCGTCCGAATCCGGCACACCCGCCGTCACCGTCATCGGCCTTGACAAGCAGCCGACCGATGTCGTGTCGGCACTGAGCCTGAGGCCGACGGTCGACCTGCTCGACCCCGCCGCGCAATCGCCGTTCCTCGTCTACATCGTCGCCATCGGCTTCGGCATGGTGTTCCTGTTCTCGGCGATCACCTTCGGCACGATGATCGCGCAGAGCGTGGTGGAGGAGAAGCAGACGCGCATCGTGGAGATCCTCATGTCGACGATCCCCGTCCGGGCGCTGCTGGCCGGCAAGGTGCTCGGCAACAGCCTTCTCGCCTTCGGCCAGATCGTGGCGATCGCCGTGCTGGCCACCATCGGAATGATGGTCACCGACCAGACCGTGCTTCTCGGCACGGTCGGGCCGTCGATCGTCCTGTTCGTGGTGTTCTTCATCGTGGGGTTCGTGCTGCTCGCCGCACTCTACGCGGCGACCGCGGCGCTGGTCTCGCGCTCGGAGGACATCGGCTCGGTCACCTCGCCGGTGATGATGCTCGTGATGATCCCCTACTTCCTCGTCATCTTCTTCTACGACAATCCCACCGTTCTCGGCATCATGAGCTACGTGCCGTTCTCGGCGCCGGTCGGCATGCCCATCCGGGTGTTCCTCGGCACGGCCGAATGGTGGGAGCCCGTGCTGTCGCTGGCGATCCTGGTCGCGACGACCGTGCTGGTGCTCGGCCTCGGCGCCCGCATCTACTCGAACTCGCTGCTGCGCACCGGGGCCAGGGTGACACTGTCGGAGGCGCTGAAGGGGTGA
- a CDS encoding DUF3592 domain-containing protein → MSTIDPRVARADREARAAKGPRSALAGVLVLIVHIALWVAAGYGLGGLLDTFRLMGVNQVGTGWDSAYSDTFSMLWPIAAVFAGSIFGFVVTSRLRRFGLVAAALAPFTTGTLGVAIGLALFIPAWTPAQAYGEKVPFLAGDPSEPWGFGSWVAYWMPVWLPALFAVAFLLLLLAALRAGVRAQAREKQMVDLAANGRRVHGTVTESVATGVEIQGMPRIRFTVRFTDTNGVDRWVTKKGTFPPASLPREGDPAVVWFDPLNPGDEKGIVVGLGPDAADTAR, encoded by the coding sequence ATGAGCACGATCGACCCGCGCGTTGCCCGAGCCGACCGCGAGGCCCGCGCCGCGAAGGGCCCCCGATCCGCCCTGGCCGGCGTGCTGGTGCTGATCGTCCACATCGCCCTCTGGGTCGCCGCCGGCTACGGCCTCGGCGGTCTGCTCGACACCTTCCGCCTGATGGGCGTGAACCAGGTGGGCACCGGCTGGGACAGCGCATACAGCGACACGTTCTCGATGCTCTGGCCGATCGCGGCCGTGTTCGCCGGCTCGATCTTCGGCTTCGTCGTCACCTCGCGCCTGCGCCGATTCGGCCTGGTCGCGGCCGCTCTCGCCCCGTTCACCACCGGCACGCTCGGCGTCGCGATCGGCCTGGCGTTGTTCATCCCGGCCTGGACGCCCGCGCAGGCGTACGGCGAGAAGGTGCCGTTCCTGGCGGGCGACCCCTCCGAGCCGTGGGGGTTCGGCTCGTGGGTGGCCTACTGGATGCCGGTCTGGTTGCCCGCCCTGTTCGCCGTCGCCTTCCTCCTCCTGCTGCTGGCCGCACTGCGGGCGGGGGTGCGAGCTCAGGCGCGGGAGAAGCAGATGGTCGACCTTGCTGCGAATGGTCGGCGCGTGCACGGAACCGTGACGGAGTCGGTCGCGACCGGCGTCGAGATCCAGGGGATGCCGCGCATCCGGTTCACGGTGCGTTTCACCGACACGAACGGCGTCGACCGCTGGGTGACCAAGAAGGGCACCTTCCCGCCGGCCTCGCTGCCCCGCGAGGGCGACCCGGCCGTGGTGTGGTTCGACCCGCTCAACCCCGGCGATGAGAAGGGCATCGTGGTCGGACTCGGCCCGGACGCCGCCGACACCGCCCGGTAG
- a CDS encoding PP2C family protein-serine/threonine phosphatase has translation MFGFTTGHRSTSGEFRRDNQDSLYSSPWSAFVADGVGGHAAGDIASAAVTLRIASTLDATHGLVRTESRLRELIAVGNAELGMRVRHDNALTGMATTFTGIFSDGERIRVAHVGDSRAYLVREGHLTQVTRDHSLVQDLMDAGRLTPELARTHPYRSVVVNVLGGDLEDAEAVQILTERPRPGDRWLLTSDGLTDYVPEEVVSECLSAAARPQDAAELLVNAATVLQARDNVTVVVADVIAHATEPAYEPSFGGSAAASPASSRAF, from the coding sequence ATGTTCGGGTTCACGACAGGCCACCGCTCGACGAGCGGGGAGTTCCGCCGCGACAACCAGGACTCCCTTTACTCTTCGCCCTGGTCGGCATTCGTCGCCGACGGGGTCGGAGGCCACGCGGCCGGCGACATCGCCTCCGCCGCGGTCACCCTCAGGATCGCCTCGACGCTCGACGCGACGCACGGGCTCGTGCGCACGGAGTCCCGGCTGCGCGAACTGATCGCGGTCGGCAACGCCGAACTCGGGATGCGGGTGCGACACGACAACGCCCTCACCGGCATGGCGACGACCTTCACCGGCATCTTCAGCGACGGGGAACGCATCCGGGTGGCCCATGTGGGTGACTCGCGGGCGTACCTGGTGCGTGAGGGCCACCTCACGCAGGTCACCCGCGACCATTCGCTCGTGCAAGACCTGATGGATGCCGGGCGGCTCACCCCCGAGCTTGCCCGCACGCATCCGTACCGGTCGGTCGTGGTGAACGTTCTCGGCGGCGACCTCGAAGACGCTGAGGCCGTGCAGATCCTCACCGAGCGTCCCCGCCCGGGCGACCGCTGGCTGCTCACGAGCGACGGACTCACCGACTACGTTCCCGAGGAGGTGGTGAGCGAATGCCTCTCCGCCGCCGCCCGACCTCAGGATGCGGCCGAGCTGCTGGTCAACGCGGCAACCGTTCTGCAGGCCCGCGACAACGTGACAGTCGTCGTCGCCGATGTGATCGCGCACGCGACGGAACCGGCGTACGAGCCCTCCTTCGGCGGCTCCGCGGCCGCCAGCCCGGCCTCGTCGCGCGCGTTCTAG
- the mgrA gene encoding L-glyceraldehyde 3-phosphate reductase yields the protein MAYQPDPARYDSMLYRRTGRSGLDLPALSLGLWHNFGDDRAHETQRATVLRAFDLGITHFDLANNYGPPYGASEVNFGRILRDELRPHRDELIVSTKAGWDMWPGPYGQGGGSRKYLLASLDQSLQRLGLDYVDIFYSHRPDPSTPLEETMQALDTAVRSGKALYVGISSYSADDTRRAAEILRELGTPLLIHQPSYSMLNRWVENEGLLDAAGELGIGVIGFTALAQGMLTDKYLGGVPDGSRAAEGSSLDRGWLTDEALGHIRALNDIAASRGQSLAQLALAWALRDARVTSLVVGASSVAQLEQNVGALDRLDFSAEELAAIDEHAVDAGVDLWAGARRGELG from the coding sequence ATGGCTTACCAACCGGACCCCGCCCGCTACGACAGCATGCTCTACCGCCGCACCGGGCGCAGCGGACTCGATCTTCCCGCCCTGTCGTTGGGGCTCTGGCACAATTTCGGTGACGATCGTGCGCACGAGACCCAGCGGGCCACGGTTCTGCGGGCGTTCGACCTGGGGATCACCCACTTCGACCTGGCCAACAACTATGGGCCGCCGTATGGCGCCTCCGAAGTGAACTTCGGGCGCATCCTGCGAGACGAGCTGCGCCCGCACCGGGATGAGCTGATCGTCTCGACGAAGGCCGGCTGGGACATGTGGCCCGGGCCTTACGGCCAGGGCGGCGGCAGCCGCAAATACCTTCTCGCCAGCCTCGACCAGTCGTTGCAGCGGCTCGGCCTCGACTACGTGGACATCTTCTACTCCCACCGGCCCGACCCCTCCACGCCGCTCGAGGAGACCATGCAGGCCCTCGACACCGCCGTGCGCTCGGGCAAAGCGCTGTATGTCGGCATCTCGTCGTACAGCGCCGACGACACCCGGCGTGCCGCCGAGATCCTCCGCGAGCTGGGGACCCCGCTGCTCATCCACCAGCCGTCGTACTCGATGCTCAACCGCTGGGTCGAGAACGAGGGTCTGCTCGATGCGGCCGGCGAGCTGGGGATCGGCGTGATCGGGTTCACCGCGCTGGCACAGGGGATGCTGACCGACAAGTACCTGGGCGGGGTGCCCGACGGGTCGCGCGCCGCCGAGGGCAGTTCGCTCGACCGGGGCTGGCTGACCGACGAGGCTTTGGGGCACATCCGCGCCCTCAACGACATCGCGGCGTCGCGCGGCCAATCCCTCGCGCAGCTGGCCCTCGCCTGGGCGCTTCGGGATGCGCGGGTCACCTCGCTCGTGGTCGGCGCGAGCAGCGTCGCCCAGCTCGAGCAGAATGTCGGGGCTCTCGACCGGCTCGACTTCAGCGCCGAGGAACTCGCGGCGATCGACGAACACGCCGTGGATGCCGGCGTCGACCTCTGGGCGGGCGCGCGCCGCGGCGAACTCGGGTAG